In the genome of Brachypodium distachyon strain Bd21 chromosome 3, Brachypodium_distachyon_v3.0, whole genome shotgun sequence, the window TGACCAGGGTCAGCAGCCTTGTTGCTGCTTCTCTGAAAACCTGTGTGGCGTGGCCTAACTGGATTTTGTTCTGATTCAGGGTCAGCCTGGATGGTGTTCTCTGCACTCCGCAGCCCCTGAAGTTTTGTCTCCACATGCCGCATGGTCAGCCTGTCTTCTCCCTTCATCCTTAAGCACGTTGCCGCCAACTGTGCCACTTCATTTACGGAGTCCCCAGCTTCCTCGGAGACCTGTGCATCCAGTATCTCGGTAAGCCTATCTTGGTTCAGCAGTAAGATGAAGTGCGCTACTAAACTGACGCCTTCTGAAGGAATGTAGACTGAAGGTTTTTTCCTTGTAAGCAGTTCCACAAGCATAACACCGAAACTGTAGACGTCACTCTTCTCGGTTAGTCGACCTGTGTAATAGTACTCAGGATCTAGATATCCATAAGTTCCTTGGATGGCGGTAGTTACCCCTGAGTGGTCAATTGCAATGCCTCTAGAAGCACCGAAATCTGACACTTTTGCCGTTAAGCGATCATCTAGCAGTATGTTGGATGTCTTGATGTCTCTGTGGATAATTGATGTCACAGCATCCGAGTGAAGATAGGCCAAGGAACTTGCAACTTCAGATGCAACTCGCAATCTGTCTTTCCATGAAAGTGACTGAGGACCGTCGGTATGAAGATGGGCATAGAGGGTTCCATTTGGAATGAACTCATAGACTAGAAGCGGAACTTCTGTCTCGAGGCAGCATCCAAAAAGCTTTACCACGTTCCTGTGATTGATTTGAGAAAGAATGGCAACTTCATTTATGAACTCATCGATCTCTCTTTTGATTACGGTTTTGGACTTCTTTATAGCGACAACGTGCTGATCAGATAAAATGCCTTTGTAGACTGTCCCATGCCCTCCACCACCGAGAATTCGAGCTCCGTCAAATTTATTTGTTGCTTTCTCAAGCTCTTCTAAGCTGAAAATCATCCTTTCAGCTATATCTTTGTCTACTAATTGCTGAAGCAATAATCCTCGGTTTTGCTTGAAGAAATATGCCTTCATCCTTTTGGCTTTCTGATCCTTGGCTTTTTTTGTCGCAAAGACGACAGCAAGAACTAGAAGCAACAGAGTTATGCCACTGCCAACTCCTATACTGAAAATTATTCCTGCCGAAAGGTATAAACAGCATTGTCAAAAAGATCAATATGTAAAGTATAGCAGAAATTGCAAGTTCAGAGAATATGCTTGCAAATTTTGTAGAACCTATTTGATTTGCATAAATGCCAGGggttatcctccttttcgaaagaaaaaattgaTTTGAGGAAAATGAACATTTCGAATTTGACttatcaaaattcaaaattctAGCACAGAAAAATCTTCTGTTTTTCGAATCCAGAAGTTACAAGTGATTGAATCACTCATTGACAGATGAACTAATAATGCTTAATAATTTCATGTGTACACTTACCAGCTGCTAGACGGCGATTTTGCCCTCCTTGGCATCCATTTGGCATGTATGGGTTGCCTTGGTACCCGTCACTGCACTCGCAGACGTAGCCGGACACGCCATTCGTGGAGTTGAGGCACACACTGTTCTTACTGCGGCACCCAAAATCTGGCCTCTGGGCGGCTTCTTCGCAGGGGAACCTGCCCAACACCCAGGCTGCGATTGCAGGGACAAAGAAGGGGCTCATGTCAATGTCAGGGTAAGACAGGAGGTCCATGAAGTACTGCTGCAGGCCGTAGACGTGTGACCCGTCGCTCCACCACTCTTGCTCCACCATATGCACACTGGCATTGAACGCCGGCACTGGGGCCAGGGCCGGGGCGATTGGGCATCTGCCTGGGCCGTCGAGTGGGGAGAGTTTGATGCGGAAGGACTCGAGGCCCGCCAGGATGGACGGCTGGCAGCAACCGATGCCATTGCACACGACGTCGGGCAAGAACGGCTGGCCCGTGCTGTTGTTGATGGGACAGAAGGACGCGCACGAGGCGTACGTCCATCCATCAACAATGTCCAGGAGGACTCGGAAGCCGCAACCCACAATTACGAGGCTGTTTGCCTTGGCTGACAGCACAAAGGGAGAATCACGAGCAATTGCCAGCTGCACGTCGCTCGTGTTACCAGTGATGAAGTGCGAGACCCAGCTCCCAACACGCACCGTGCTGTTTGCCAGAGATATCTCGACCACTTCGGGGCCAGGACTGGGGCCAATACCGTTTTCCAGAAACAGCTTCGGCGGATGGCGCGTCTCGTTGCAGGTGACCATGAAGCCCGGCCGGTAGCAGCCGGGGGTGGTGCCAAAGGGATAAGGGATTTCCACGTCGCCACATATGCTCTGGCAGCCGGGCAATGCAATGTTTGTAGAACTTGCCGCTGCTGCCACCGCTATGCGGCCCgagagcagcagcaccgccgccacaGCAACTAGAGTAGGCATTCTCATTTTGTCAACCACCGCAACGGAAGTACGGAACACAAGTTTGCATTGCTGATGGATTGGATGTTATCCTGTAGCAAGAATTTATATTTTCTGGGGAATGTCTCTAGGAAAAGTGATGAACACGACAACAGATTGATTATGATTTTGAGATGTTGAACTCCATCACATGCCGAGAACTAGTCTACATAGGATGGTATATATTATCCAATATTTCGATGTCGCATTGTATGTTGCTTCACTGGTGCTACTTCCCAGGCACGACAGACCATATTTTTCCTAAAGGAAGGGGACTTGCTTGCACCTAATAAGTATTATTCTCTTGTAGAGAGGAAAGATAACTATTACTCTTTTTGCAGGGAAGTTCCCAGTAGTAGTGATTTGGACATTTGGTTACTTTTGCTTGGAGCAAAAGATATTTGGTCATACTTTGACCACATCAGAACACAGAACCAGTCTGTTATACACCATCAGAACCGATTGTGACCAGTACCGTTTTCTATTGGAATATGTTACAGGTACTACTGTTGTACAGATTTGACAAAACAAGTTAGAAAGGGTTTGACAAGGAAAGGTACCTCATGGTGGCATGCTTGAGAAATATCCTGATATCTTTAAATAATATCTGAACACTTCAAAAAGAATACATACAGAACATGACATGTTAATAATCTGCTTCAAATTACCAATGTGGCTAATGGCCCTATGCAGAAAGTCTTTTCCTTTGGACCACATCAAAGAGCATCAGTCAGACAGGAAGTCAAGGGATGATTTACGTGTTGCAGAGCACCGAAGCTTGGTTCAGTTCGCGACCTTTCCGTGACGTGGGGCTACAACAGACTACAGTCATGGCTGCCACCGCAGCTCGTGAGAGGCGGGGAAAGATGTCATATGGCATAATTATCCAAGTAGGGCATTAGATCCAGGTTGCTAAGAAATATATGATTAGTTTCTTTTCTTAGGAGCCAATTATCCATCTACCTACAGAAGAAAGCACTTGTGCTCTGTATTGATCGAGCAATGAACTAAGAGTTTATTTGGAGTAGTATTTCTTAGAGTAGTTTAGCCTAGTCATCTCAGAATGACCCAAGATCATTCCACCAGTGGTGCCCCCTTCCTGGCTCAGGAAAATTTGCTATCaaatatatacaaaaaaaaattgtcttgGTTCTTGAATAAACTGCTAATGTATTTCCCACATATACTTGAAAATAGCTTTTGAGTAACTGACAATTGTTTTCAATAATTTGCACAGGACAAGGTTTTGATTATCAATTCAGTAATAAGTTTAATAAAAAGGAACAATAAGAtaagacatgcatgcatttccGAAAAGAGACAACGTGCCTCAAGTTGGATGGCCTGATCAGCCATATCTTCCCCAATTCTTCCTACGCATAAGTACCAAAGAGAAGAGAACTCTTTTCTGGATGCAAGCCAAAAATGATGGTGTAACTGCAAAAATAGAAGAATAGAAATTAGAAACAGATCTGTCATGATATGTATCAAAACATTCTGCAGCCGTGTGCTGATAATGCCCATTGAGCTTAACGAGTCGCCATAGAAATAGCAAGAGTTAGACATAGCATGGGAAAATCCTCATCCAGGATACAGAAGTTGTGTCACACCACAGGTCCATGAAGTGTTCCATGCATAGCAAGTTCAAAACTCTGATCCTAGTGTCGATATCATGCTGAGCTTTCAAAAAGTTACACCAGCTCACTATATTGCTATACAACTTCATGTCAAAGGAACATGCCAATACAAGATATGATGTAAACAACAAGAAGGCTTGCCTAagtcaaaaaaattacaagagATGGTGTAAAAAACAAGAGTGTCTGGTTACTGAACAAACTTGTATATTGAGTTCCTCGTAATCTTCCTAGATGGCAACGGATATTTCCCAAATATATTGGGATTCCAAGCTCAAGCAGTATATCATGCCGTTCTTCGTATGTCCTGCTAGCACATTCACTAAATTCCAAACATAGTCTAGGCTCCTATTATCCCTCAATTGGCAGCTAGAATAGTAACAATGAGAAGTTGACAACTAAGTAACAAGTGCTAGttttgaatatattttttcaaaactcCCATGTTTGTCTCAGTAATTCTTTTAGAATAGAAATCGCTATCTACCGGATGTTCCAAACTAAGGAACTGGTTTGTCTTGATTCTTGATCCCCTCACCGTAACCCTGTCATATTGATATGTCCAAGGTTTTTCACAGCCTAATCTATGCAGAACAAGACATTTCATTTGCGAAGGACACCCAATCAAAGCATGCACACTTGTCCATAAATACATGCTGATACACCAACACAAGGTGGTCAAACTGCTCAATTCAATATCACAATTTACCCATCCTCTACACGCAAGAATGTGCATAAAGTGCTGTTCTTCTTGCCATCTGAAGCTGATTTTGGGTAGAATGATGCCCAGCTGCCTGCAGAAGAAAGAGCTTCACATATGCATTCCAGTACGAGCAGAAGTGAGGCATCCCACTCTTGAAGAATTTTTATATCCACAAGCAAGCTGGGAGACAGACGCAATTGAATCAACACCAGCTCGAAGGTATTCTCCAAAGGTCTGCCCACTGAACTTGGACTTCTCTTCCGAGAGtatctcaccgatcatcaacgaGAGCATCTCCATCAGTAGAACGCCTCTCAGAAGCCACGACAGTACATCGAGGAGAGTTAGCTTTAGATCGCCTCACGAATATGATGTATTTATCATTCCTGCGAGAAGAGATTCAGATGATGATTCCAGTGATGGCGAACCACGCAGGACATGAACAGATGACGGATTGATGCAGAGATAATTCATCATGCTACAGCCAGTTTCTGGCCGGCTTGCTATCCTCTGAAGAAGTATGACGAGAGTCGGAAAGAAGATCTTGCAGAGTTTACAGATCCTTGCTAATCCATATTAAAGTGGACACTACATGTAACAGCAATAGAATACGCATTTTGCGTACTTCAGCTTACCAAGAGAAAACATACACGGCATCGGAAGTTCAGAgttgctccctccgatccatattaattgtctcaaatttgtccaaatatggatgtatctatgcctaaaaaacgtctagatacatgtaatatttcgacaattaatatggatcggagggagtatttactTCCTTGGCGggacaaaaaaacatgacCATTGTACAATGTCGCCCTTTTAACTATCGTCTCACTCGCATAATGCCAATACAGTATTGCCAAACTGTATGATGCGTCAGGGTAAAAATCAACCCAGAAATGACCATTGGCACGCCACCCCCATCGAACAGTCGTATCTAAGCTATATTGTAAAGAATATatgtaattaaaaaaaagcaatatGATAAGGAACAAGGGTTCGGTGTTCTTACAATTTTGCTCCGGTTCTGACGCGGCTCTCCATCGTCGAGGCGTCGAGCTCGCCCACCGCGGGGGCGAAACCCAGCATCTACGGGAGAGAGGAGACCTCCTCCGCCCGGATGCGGGGGGCAAAGCTGGAGGGAGCACGACGCGTTGGCGTGGCCGGTAGGGGACGGGCCAGGCAGCGGATGGGGCCATTCAAGCCAGCAGGGGTGGCCGTGGAGGCCTCAGGTGGGTGGGTACTGCTGGCTTGACAAGGCAGCGCTGAGTcgctgacggcggcgagccggCGAGGGGCAGGCTCGGCGACCGGTGCATTTCGCGCGGTTCGTGCCCGGCGAGCGAGACGACAAGGCAAGGCTTGTCGTCTCAGAAGGGAAAAAAACTGGCCGGGCCAACTGCAAAGCGGATTCGCGGCCGTTACGGCCTTACGGGAGAAAAATCTGCGGATTTCGGCCCGTACGCCCGCGCAGGCCTTAATTCGCCATGGCCTTGTCGGCCGGCAGAAACCGGCCCGTTTCAGTGGAAAccgaaaaagagaaaagtcgACGCAGATGCTGCTGTACGGCGAACCGCGCGCGCGCAGACAGCGCGCCGACGAGGGTGGATCGatggaccggaccggaccggattAATTTGGCCACGCCCCATTGTCACGGGAATATTTCCCTCCACCTGCCCTCTCTGGCTTGTTCTCGCCCGACCCGTCCCATCACCGTTAATCcacggcatgcatgcagtatgCAGCGATCTCTCCATTCAAAGTGGATCGAGCACGGCTTTTCCTCTGGTCTCTTTCTTGCTTCCCGGCGAACGCAACGGGAAGAGATCTGAGAAAAGGGGCGACCGGAGTACACGCCGCGATCATGACCCGCGAGTCAAATGTCGTCGTTTTGGACCACCCACAACCAACAACCATTACCGATCCCACGTTTAGGAATTCTCACGAGGATCCATCTGCCGTGTCGACGTAGGAATTGAATTCTCGAGGCTGTTTCCCTAGAAAACGCTCGGCTCGATCGTCGTTGCATGGATCGGAGAAAACCAGTAGCTAGCTCTCAAAAGGTACAAACGTGTCCCTGGGTTAGTGCGTTTCTTGGGATTCCGATGCAGAGTATGTTTCCATTCACTTGTTAAGGAAATGGCTATCAAGAACGAATTAAtcctttatttctttcttttttttaaataccccTCCCCGGAAAAGAAGAATAGGACAAAAGATATAGAATGCAATAcataaaaattatttttttgtaattATATCCTGCCTCTATCCATATTCATACAGAATTAATTCTTCCTGAACTAATGCCCAATTCTTTCCATTTATTAATAGAATTCCTATAAGGAGTGTTTTATTCCAAGATTAAGTTAGTACTTAACAAAGAACAATTTTCATTATATTATAAAGGAAAGTTGTACTTGGAACTTTTTTTGGGTGCATTTTGATTTTACTATATATGCGAAGCAGATAATGTATGGCATTGTTTCAGTTACACGTGTAGCTTCCCTACTGTGGCAAAGCTTCTCT includes:
- the LOC104583729 gene encoding putative wall-associated receptor kinase-like 16; translated protein: MRMPTLVAVAAVLLLSGRIAVAAAASSTNIALPGCQSICGDVEIPYPFGTTPGCYRPGFMVTCNETRHPPKLFLENGIGPSPGPEVVEISLANSTVRVGSWVSHFITGNTSDVQLAIARDSPFVLSAKANSLVIVGCGFRVLLDIVDGWTYASCASFCPINNSTGQPFLPDVVCNGIGCCQPSILAGLESFRIKLSPLDGPGRCPIAPALAPVPAFNASVHMVEQEWWSDGSHVYGLQQYFMDLLSYPDIDMSPFFVPAIAAWVLGRFPCEEAAQRPDFGCRSKNSVCLNSTNGVSGYVCECSDGYQGNPYMPNGCQGGQNRRLAAGIIFSIGVGSGITLLLLVLAVVFATKKAKDQKAKRMKAYFFKQNRGLLLQQLVDKDIAERMIFSLEELEKATNKFDGARILGGGGHGTVYKGILSDQHVVAIKKSKTVIKREIDEFINEVAILSQINHRNVVKLFGCCLETEVPLLVYEFIPNGTLYAHLHTDGPQSLSWKDRLRVASEVASSLAYLHSDAVTSIIHRDIKTSNILLDDRLTAKVSDFGASRGIAIDHSGVTTAIQGTYGYLDPEYYYTGRLTEKSDVYSFGVMLVELLTRKKPSVYIPSEGVSLVAHFILLLNQDRLTEILDAQVSEEAGDSVNEVAQLAATCLRMKGEDRLTMRHVETKLQGLRSAENTIQADPESEQNPVRPRHTGFQRSSNKAADPGHEGNSNSRRYSMEEAMLFSASLQR